The following coding sequences lie in one Rutidosis leptorrhynchoides isolate AG116_Rl617_1_P2 chromosome 4, CSIRO_AGI_Rlap_v1, whole genome shotgun sequence genomic window:
- the LOC139904467 gene encoding VQ motif-containing protein 8, chloroplastic-like: protein MSSRKFLVADNKQRTKNGVEINGPRPTPLKVRQESRTIQKHRPIIIYMHSPEVIHTKPHDFMALVQKLTGCSGSKDQDQNQDQRLKKTLKQEDGYDRNENEISNVSSVISKKDNIMKAKSPMFSMPSNPYMKDIPLFTPNSNNEYFYSPQRFFRYPDTVSSSSPNLSFSLSPGSIVEILKGLPEC from the coding sequence ATGAGTTCTAGAAAATTTCTTGTAGCCGATAACAAACAACGTACAAAAAATGGAGTAGAGATCAACGGTCCAAGGCCGACGCCATTAAAAGTAAGACAAGAATCTCGCACAATTCAAAAACATCGGCCGATTATAATCTACATGCATTCGCCCGAAGTTATTCATACAAAACCTCATGATTTCATGGCTCTTGTTCAAAAGCTCACTGGTTGTTCTGGCTCCAAAGATCAAGATCAAAATCAAGATCAACGGCTTAAGAAAACACTAAAGCAAGAAGATGGCTACGATCGAAATGAAAATGAAATTTCGAATGTATCTAGTGTCATATCCAAGAAAGATAATATTATGAAAGCCAAGAGTCCAATGTTTAGTATGCCTTCAAACCCTTATATGAAAGATATTCCACTTTTTACACCAAATTCGAATAATGAATATTTCTACTCACCTCAACGTTTCTTTAGATACCCGGATACGGTATCATCTTCATCTCCAAACTTGAGTTTTTCATTGTCGCCAGGTTCGATTGTTGAGATCTTGAAGGGGCTACCCGAATGTTGA